In Methylomagnum ishizawai, one DNA window encodes the following:
- a CDS encoding PriCT-2 domain-containing protein has product MMPGPQNREIPPTRYNVWSALRYVSPSCDHRAWFRILAAIKDALGEDGRDIADEWSQEGDSYDKVAFRDAWKSAKPGGKVTIATLWRMALDGGWKPDSETQPETEAERQERERQRKARAEQAAKQQAEAAQRAATKAAALWKASAPATTDQPYLARKLPGITPPDTLRETTAEQAASILGYTPKSDEESLAGRVLVAPVKIDGKLSTVELIDGQGRKTAIAGGPKAGGFWAAQTLPEGDGGGLTLAIGEGVATVLSCREAVSWPVFAALSASNLPTIARTLRARFPAARLVIVGDIGGGLEYARQAAAAVGAALAVPVFADEEVMDWVRGHSKPPTDFNDLHQVAGLDAVARQLRRAVEGEPRPVPPIPVAIPAPLPESRPKVVDLTGENEARLTLEARIAATDDFEILAYQIGPEVIKSGLRESTKARLLKIIAKKSGISVKAQPFQTGIINNPIQFINTPTASREPC; this is encoded by the coding sequence ATGATGCCGGGTCCGCAAAACCGAGAAATCCCACCGACCCGGTATAACGTGTGGTCGGCACTGCGTTACGTTTCCCCGAGTTGCGACCATCGGGCATGGTTCCGCATCCTGGCCGCGATCAAGGACGCCCTGGGGGAGGATGGCCGGGACATCGCCGATGAATGGAGCCAAGAGGGCGACAGCTACGATAAGGTCGCGTTCCGGGACGCCTGGAAGTCCGCCAAGCCGGGCGGGAAAGTCACCATCGCTACCCTTTGGCGAATGGCCCTGGACGGCGGATGGAAGCCGGACAGCGAAACCCAGCCCGAAACCGAAGCGGAGCGCCAAGAGCGCGAGCGGCAACGCAAGGCACGGGCCGAACAGGCGGCGAAACAGCAGGCGGAAGCCGCGCAAAGGGCGGCGACCAAAGCCGCCGCGCTGTGGAAGGCATCGGCCCCGGCGACCACCGACCAGCCCTACCTTGCCCGGAAGCTTCCCGGTATCACCCCACCCGACACCTTGCGCGAAACCACGGCGGAACAGGCCGCTTCGATCTTGGGTTATACCCCCAAGAGCGACGAGGAATCGTTGGCCGGGCGCGTGCTTGTGGCCCCGGTCAAGATCGATGGCAAGCTGTCCACGGTGGAATTGATCGACGGCCAGGGCAGGAAAACCGCCATCGCGGGCGGGCCGAAAGCGGGCGGCTTTTGGGCCGCGCAAACCCTGCCCGAGGGCGACGGCGGCGGCTTGACCCTGGCTATCGGGGAAGGCGTGGCGACGGTCCTATCCTGCCGTGAGGCGGTATCCTGGCCGGTGTTCGCGGCGCTCTCGGCCAGCAACCTACCCACCATCGCCAGAACCCTACGGGCGCGGTTTCCCGCCGCCCGGCTGGTGATTGTGGGGGATATCGGCGGCGGGCTGGAATACGCCCGCCAAGCGGCGGCAGCGGTGGGCGCGGCGCTGGCCGTGCCCGTGTTCGCCGATGAAGAAGTGATGGATTGGGTACGCGGGCACAGCAAGCCCCCCACCGATTTCAACGACCTGCACCAAGTCGCCGGGCTGGACGCCGTGGCCCGCCAGTTGCGGCGGGCGGTGGAGGGCGAACCCAGGCCGGTCCCGCCGATCCCCGTCGCCATTCCCGCGCCGCTTCCCGAATCCCGGCCCAAAGTGGTGGATTTGACCGGGGAGAATGAGGCACGGCTTACCCTTGAGGCGCGGATAGCGGCCACCGATGATTTCGAGATACTCGCCTATCAAATCGGCCCGGAAGTCATCAAGTCCGGCTTGCGGGAATCGACCAAGGCCCGCTTGCTTAAAATCATCGCCAAGAAATCCGGAATATCGGTTAAGGCTCAGCCCTTTCAAACTGGAATAATCAATAACCCTATCCAATTCATAAATACCCCTACCGCGAGTCGAGAGCCATGCTAG
- a CDS encoding transposase, whose protein sequence is MLELFRQKMPLSCLLYGLLERCFSAERLDRIFLENAKEQYTREILFSTVCDLMLSVVLKVHPSINAAYQKQPEPLGVTVSALYEKLKGVELPVSQALLRDTSEDLSAILDALGFIPEPWLPGYPVRILDGNCLAASEKRLAVHQNVSGAALPGKSLVVFDPERRLMRDVFPCEDGHAQERRLLDAVADSMKAGELWIADRNFCTLGLLGQVHGRGAYALMRLHQNLPLTEETLFSCADENAGRRLLEKRVGVAGRPYRLVRVELEQPSRDGDAFIDLLTDLPAEIPAAAVADLYRRCWTLETAFQHVEKHFNSEIETLAYPKAALFGFAVALVAYNIFSVMISALDCAHQKPVSKDISGYYIAHEIAATFLALIQLGEGLDWRFVAACAPPEFAAWLRDTARHVNLRALKKHSRGPKQPKTKPPYDPKQPHVSTYQLLRGKK, encoded by the coding sequence ATGCTAGAGCTATTCCGCCAGAAAATGCCCCTGTCCTGCCTGTTGTACGGCCTACTCGAACGCTGCTTTTCGGCGGAGAGGCTGGACCGGATTTTCCTGGAGAACGCCAAGGAGCAATACACGCGGGAAATCCTGTTCTCGACGGTATGCGACCTGATGCTGAGCGTCGTCCTCAAGGTCCATCCCTCGATCAACGCGGCTTATCAGAAACAGCCGGAACCCCTTGGGGTAACGGTATCCGCGCTGTACGAAAAACTCAAGGGCGTTGAATTACCCGTGTCCCAAGCCCTGCTGCGCGATACCTCGGAAGACCTATCGGCTATCCTCGATGCCTTGGGTTTCATCCCCGAACCCTGGTTGCCGGGATACCCGGTCCGCATCCTCGACGGCAACTGCCTGGCGGCGAGCGAGAAACGCCTCGCCGTCCACCAGAACGTCAGCGGGGCCGCGTTGCCGGGCAAGTCGCTGGTGGTGTTCGACCCGGAACGCCGCCTGATGCGGGACGTGTTCCCTTGCGAGGACGGCCATGCCCAGGAACGCCGCCTGCTCGACGCCGTGGCCGACAGCATGAAGGCCGGGGAACTGTGGATCGCCGACCGCAACTTCTGCACCCTGGGACTCCTCGGCCAAGTCCATGGCCGGGGCGCTTACGCCTTGATGCGCTTGCACCAGAACCTGCCGCTGACCGAGGAAACCCTGTTTTCCTGCGCCGATGAAAATGCGGGCCGGCGGCTATTGGAAAAGCGGGTCGGCGTGGCCGGGCGGCCCTATCGCCTGGTCCGCGTCGAACTCGAACAACCCAGCCGCGACGGAGACGCCTTCATCGACCTCCTGACCGACCTTCCCGCGGAGATACCCGCCGCCGCCGTCGCCGACCTCTACCGCAGGTGCTGGACCCTGGAAACCGCTTTCCAACACGTCGAAAAGCATTTCAATTCCGAGATCGAAACCCTGGCCTATCCCAAGGCCGCCCTGTTCGGCTTCGCCGTGGCCCTGGTGGCCTATAATATTTTCTCGGTGATGATCTCGGCGCTGGACTGCGCCCATCAAAAACCCGTGTCTAAGGATATCTCCGGGTATTATATCGCCCACGAGATCGCCGCCACTTTCCTCGCGCTCATCCAACTGGGCGAAGGCTTGGATTGGCGGTTCGTCGCCGCCTGCGCCCCGCCCGAATTCGCCGCCTGGCTGCGTGACACCGCCCGCCACGTCAATCTGCGCGCCCTGAAAAAGCATTCACGCGGCCCCAAACAGCCCAAAACCAAGCCTCCCTACGATCCTAAACAGCCTCATGTCTCGACTTATCAATTGCTTAGGGGTAAAAAGTAG
- the tssB gene encoding type VI secretion system contractile sheath small subunit: MAIQDEIPKSRLTLRYKTEVNGQPEDITLPLRLMVTGDFSQGTSADRKVDLDERRVRNLDGTNTDSIMKDMGMTLSFAVENKIDPERGEDLQVSLPIDSMKSFSPDHVAQNIPKLKGLLTLKRLVEEMLSNVDNRKEFRKLLDELMSRPEDLEKILADLKGFEGFKLPGKDAPAQ, from the coding sequence GTGGCGATTCAAGATGAAATACCGAAATCACGCCTGACCCTGCGGTATAAGACCGAGGTCAACGGGCAACCAGAAGACATCACCTTGCCCTTGCGGCTCATGGTCACCGGAGATTTTTCGCAAGGCACCTCCGCCGACCGTAAAGTCGATCTCGATGAAAGACGGGTGCGCAACCTTGATGGCACCAATACCGACTCGATCATGAAGGACATGGGTATGACCCTGTCCTTCGCGGTGGAAAATAAAATCGACCCCGAGCGTGGGGAGGATTTACAGGTTTCTCTGCCCATCGACTCGATGAAATCCTTTTCGCCCGACCATGTGGCGCAGAATATCCCCAAATTGAAGGGCTTGCTCACCCTCAAGCGCCTGGTGGAGGAAATGCTCTCGAACGTGGATAACCGCAAGGAATTCCGCAAGTTGCTGGACGAATTGATGAGCCGGCCCGAGGACCTGGAAAAGATACTGGCCGACCTCAAGGGCTTCGAGGGTTTCAAACTGCCGGGCAAAGACGCCCCGGCGCAGTGA
- the tssC gene encoding type VI secretion system contractile sheath large subunit, with protein MAEETATATATGEALDLKRFLSSMRLNPEIGEPVPMVTDNLQTISEDIRDEDRFLSGMAAVLMNIDAGGGKFDKGAVQTLIARIDEMVNAQLNEVIHHDKFKQMESSWRSLNDLVRNTNFKANVMIDMIDVGKDELYEDFDSNAVDITGSALFKKAYLAEYDQYGGKPYGSIIGLYEFEHTPRDEFWLKTMGKIASASHAPFVGAISPKFFGCETIEELSAIKDLEGLMNHPRYGSWNALRESEAAAYIGLTLPRYILRQPWDPDLNPCGNLAFKEEVRGDQNSDYLWGSSAVLFAQNMVRSFTTSGWCQYLRGPKGGGLVSGLPVHMFNIRGEEEMKIPVEMTIPDYRELEFANAGFMPLIYRKGTSDACFFSCQSLKKAKKFKDPKDSENAQLVTNLSYTFSITRIAHYVKCIMRDNIGSSADAGYISKTLNAWLFKYVTTVVNPDDLTLRYYPFKAASVNVVERPGMIGWYDCSISVLPHIQFEGMDVELRLDARL; from the coding sequence ATGGCCGAAGAAACCGCAACAGCCACCGCCACCGGCGAGGCTTTGGACCTCAAACGTTTCCTGTCCAGCATGAGGCTCAATCCCGAGATCGGCGAGCCGGTGCCGATGGTGACCGACAACCTGCAAACCATCTCCGAGGATATCCGCGACGAGGACCGCTTCCTGTCGGGGATGGCCGCCGTGCTGATGAACATCGACGCGGGCGGCGGCAAGTTCGACAAGGGCGCGGTGCAGACCCTCATCGCCCGTATCGACGAGATGGTCAACGCCCAGCTCAACGAGGTCATCCACCACGACAAGTTCAAGCAGATGGAGTCGAGCTGGCGTTCCCTAAACGATTTGGTGCGCAACACCAATTTCAAGGCGAACGTGATGATCGACATGATCGATGTCGGCAAGGACGAACTCTACGAGGATTTCGACAGCAACGCCGTCGATATCACCGGCAGCGCTTTGTTCAAGAAAGCCTATCTGGCCGAATACGACCAATACGGCGGCAAGCCCTACGGCAGCATCATAGGGCTGTACGAATTCGAGCATACCCCCCGCGACGAATTCTGGCTGAAGACCATGGGCAAGATCGCCTCCGCCAGCCACGCGCCCTTCGTCGGGGCCATTTCGCCCAAATTCTTCGGCTGCGAGACTATCGAGGAACTCTCGGCCATCAAGGACTTGGAAGGGCTGATGAACCATCCGCGCTATGGCTCCTGGAACGCCCTGCGCGAGTCGGAAGCGGCGGCCTATATCGGGTTGACCCTGCCGCGCTACATCCTCCGCCAACCCTGGGACCCGGACCTCAACCCCTGCGGCAACCTCGCCTTCAAGGAGGAGGTGCGCGGCGACCAGAACTCGGATTACCTCTGGGGCAGTTCGGCGGTCCTGTTCGCCCAGAACATGGTGCGCTCGTTTACCACCTCGGGTTGGTGCCAATACCTGCGCGGTCCCAAGGGCGGTGGCTTGGTGAGCGGCCTCCCGGTGCATATGTTCAACATCCGGGGCGAAGAGGAAATGAAAATCCCGGTGGAGATGACCATTCCCGACTACCGGGAATTGGAATTCGCCAACGCCGGGTTCATGCCGCTGATCTACCGCAAGGGCACTTCCGACGCTTGTTTCTTCAGCTGCCAATCCTTGAAGAAAGCCAAGAAGTTCAAGGACCCCAAAGACAGTGAAAACGCCCAGTTGGTCACCAACCTGTCCTACACCTTCTCGATCACCCGCATCGCCCACTACGTCAAGTGCATCATGCGCGACAACATCGGCAGCAGCGCCGACGCCGGGTATATCTCCAAGACCTTGAACGCCTGGCTCTTCAAATACGTGACCACGGTGGTCAACCCCGACGACCTGACTTTGCGCTACTACCCGTTCAAGGCGGCCTCGGTGAACGTGGTGGAACGTCCCGGCATGATCGGCTGGTACGATTGCTCGATTTCCGTGTTGCCGCATATCCAATTCGAGGGAATGGATGTGGAATTGCGCCTGGATGCGCGCCTGTGA
- the tssK gene encoding type VI secretion system baseplate subunit TssK, with amino-acid sequence MTTRIARVRWAMGQTLLPGHLSALEESLLADAATRFGLQGLPNHGLAGLRWNETLLAEGVLSLEALCLLLPSGLLLELGGNARAEPLNLNAAAGTLLPVYLHVRNPPGNQGERDDLRPTVERDGIACWLWRLELSTEQENPDTRESFRLADFEKLPEGSWRLAARYIPPLLLVGAVPFLAAELRELKERLDAFYQRLTQDIAAIYLSGEHLINAKQCLKSVLRLQRFLVNLMGQIPRHPYEVYEELKRFYIDLCFYHENPPQFATEAYRHERLAEVFAQILIPLCQELQLNQSRSAYLPFEPKAGVLQVALPPAIREAQETYLLVQKGRVSQAASLNGIKLAAVSRIPVVHKFYLQGISYKHIERPPFQHSFGPEVDIYQLAAGEEWDHALRELTVGFYADPVQSEAKFFLYWRAH; translated from the coding sequence ATGACCACCCGTATTGCGCGTGTGCGCTGGGCCATGGGGCAGACGCTCCTGCCGGGGCATTTGTCCGCCCTGGAGGAATCCCTGCTGGCCGACGCCGCCACCCGTTTCGGCCTGCAAGGCTTGCCCAACCATGGTCTGGCCGGGTTGCGCTGGAACGAAACCCTGCTGGCCGAAGGCGTGCTGTCGCTGGAGGCGCTGTGCTTGCTGCTGCCCTCGGGCCTGCTGTTGGAATTGGGCGGCAATGCGCGGGCCGAACCCCTGAACCTCAATGCCGCCGCTGGCACCCTGCTGCCGGTCTACCTGCATGTGCGCAACCCGCCCGGAAACCAGGGCGAGCGTGACGACCTCCGCCCGACCGTGGAACGCGACGGCATCGCCTGTTGGCTCTGGCGCTTGGAGCTTTCCACCGAACAGGAGAACCCCGACACCCGCGAGAGCTTCCGCTTGGCCGACTTCGAGAAACTCCCCGAAGGCTCCTGGCGCTTGGCGGCCCGGTATATCCCGCCCTTGTTATTGGTCGGCGCGGTGCCATTCCTGGCCGCGGAACTGCGCGAACTCAAAGAAAGGCTGGACGCCTTCTACCAACGTTTGACCCAGGATATCGCCGCCATCTACCTCTCCGGCGAGCATTTGATCAACGCCAAGCAATGCCTCAAAAGCGTGCTGCGCTTGCAACGCTTCCTGGTGAACCTCATGGGCCAGATACCCCGGCACCCCTACGAGGTTTACGAGGAACTGAAGCGGTTTTATATCGACCTCTGTTTCTATCACGAAAACCCGCCGCAATTCGCCACCGAAGCCTACCGGCACGAGCGGCTGGCCGAGGTTTTCGCACAAATCTTGATTCCTTTGTGTCAGGAATTACAACTGAACCAAAGCCGCTCGGCCTACCTGCCTTTCGAGCCGAAGGCCGGGGTATTGCAGGTAGCATTGCCGCCCGCGATCCGGGAGGCCCAGGAAACCTATCTCTTGGTGCAAAAAGGCCGGGTATCGCAGGCGGCGAGCCTCAACGGCATCAAATTGGCTGCGGTATCGCGCATCCCCGTCGTGCATAAATTCTATTTACAGGGCATCTCTTATAAGCATATCGAGCGGCCCCCGTTCCAGCATTCCTTCGGTCCCGAGGTGGATATTTACCAATTGGCGGCGGGCGAGGAATGGGACCATGCCTTGCGGGAATTGACGGTGGGTTTCTATGCCGATCCGGTCCAAAGCGAAGCGAAATTCTTCCTCTATTGGCGGGCTCACTGA
- the tssE gene encoding type VI secretion system baseplate subunit TssE, protein MDLLRKLGNNTATGERDLVLGIVDNLNHVLNSKRGFSYFLEDFGISDYNHLSSREDIARAVMREVRENIEAFEPRIKLVDIVEIPDASLFRLSFRINCIVRENSRSLSMIFDPRIERYWVNAE, encoded by the coding sequence ATGGACCTGCTACGAAAGCTGGGAAATAACACGGCGACGGGGGAACGCGACTTGGTATTGGGTATCGTCGATAACCTAAATCATGTATTGAACAGCAAGCGAGGTTTCAGTTATTTCCTGGAGGATTTCGGTATTTCCGATTATAACCACCTGAGTTCACGAGAAGATATTGCGCGGGCCGTCATGCGCGAGGTCCGGGAGAATATCGAAGCCTTCGAACCCAGGATCAAGCTCGTCGATATCGTGGAAATACCGGACGCTTCGCTGTTCCGGTTGTCGTTCCGCATCAACTGCATCGTGCGGGAAAATTCGCGCTCCTTGAGCATGATTTTCGACCCGCGCATAGAACGCTACTGGGTGAACGCGGAATGA
- a CDS encoding type VI secretion system baseplate subunit TssF, whose translation MGADDALYRTFLEELRALAEFRLDYNLEHPKSGVEWDDPDVKRLIEALAFFGARSQLVALRNVDGTRRRLYQQFFPYLLSPLSSMAMVQAQPTGQLAEVLNLPAGSEILLQPERGGSAIFRTLHPLRVLPLRLVQIKQEALDGAGVRLLLSFQAAFALNEAPGPLRLHINYLNDFGISLKLFAYLKHGLRAAKLQFGAYDPDQPGADCPFAFGVPPAGLDTDEWRHPIEELRYYFHFPQQELYLELELPEPPRHWTGFALALDCAEPWPRQLHLNRDAFQLFTAPIVNSQRAFAQPIVHDGTQERHTIRHPQPEFGFSLQQVLGVYEVTDQGMRPLRPGILSGGEGSFEIEQGPPREQGDPLSWLVPHLPSALERPRTLAVEALWLQTWYDQDAPGRHALRPLRRQTQGVRWELLDNPVVHADNRRFDATAGFLHLLTLMHKDCLSVQDIRDLLSALGSVEAGRFQGVFRSLEDARLEEEPLGGREGRMTKQIYHLRFKAQAGDSSELTETFVEHVGRVLDLWLAEALVEARAEPQAGTHATEQGDRL comes from the coding sequence ATGGGTGCCGACGACGCGCTTTACCGGACTTTCCTCGAAGAACTGCGCGCCCTGGCCGAGTTCCGCCTGGACTACAACCTGGAACATCCCAAGTCCGGGGTGGAGTGGGACGACCCGGACGTGAAACGCTTGATCGAGGCGCTGGCCTTCTTCGGGGCGCGTTCGCAACTGGTGGCCCTGCGCAATGTGGACGGCACCCGCCGCCGCCTGTACCAGCAATTCTTCCCTTATCTGCTGTCGCCGCTGTCGTCCATGGCGATGGTCCAGGCCCAGCCCACCGGACAACTGGCCGAGGTGCTGAACCTGCCCGCCGGTTCCGAAATCCTGTTGCAGCCCGAGCGCGGCGGTTCGGCCATCTTCCGTACCCTGCATCCCTTGCGGGTGTTGCCGCTGCGCTTGGTCCAGATCAAGCAGGAGGCTTTGGACGGGGCCGGGGTCCGGCTGCTGCTGTCCTTCCAGGCGGCTTTCGCCCTGAACGAAGCGCCGGGACCGCTCCGGCTGCATATCAACTATCTGAACGATTTCGGCATCTCGCTGAAGCTGTTCGCCTATCTCAAGCACGGCCTCCGGGCCGCGAAACTCCAGTTCGGTGCCTACGATCCCGACCAGCCGGGCGCGGATTGCCCCTTCGCGTTCGGCGTGCCCCCGGCGGGGCTGGACACCGACGAATGGCGGCATCCCATCGAGGAACTGCGCTATTACTTCCATTTCCCGCAGCAGGAGCTATATCTGGAACTGGAACTGCCGGAACCGCCCCGGCATTGGACCGGCTTCGCCCTGGCCCTGGATTGCGCCGAGCCCTGGCCGCGCCAACTCCACCTCAACCGGGATGCGTTCCAGTTGTTCACCGCGCCCATCGTCAACAGCCAACGCGCCTTCGCCCAGCCCATCGTCCACGACGGCACCCAGGAGCGCCACACGATCCGCCATCCCCAGCCCGAGTTCGGTTTCAGCCTACAACAAGTGTTGGGGGTCTACGAGGTCACGGACCAGGGGATGCGGCCCTTGCGGCCCGGCATCCTGTCCGGGGGCGAGGGTTCGTTCGAGATCGAGCAGGGACCGCCCCGCGAACAAGGCGACCCTTTGTCGTGGCTGGTCCCGCACCTGCCCAGCGCCTTGGAGCGGCCCCGCACCCTGGCGGTCGAGGCCTTGTGGCTGCAAACCTGGTACGACCAGGACGCGCCGGGACGCCACGCCCTCCGGCCCTTACGCCGCCAGACCCAGGGGGTGCGATGGGAGTTGCTGGACAACCCGGTGGTCCACGCCGATAACCGCCGGTTCGACGCCACCGCCGGTTTCCTGCATTTGCTGACCCTGATGCACAAGGATTGCCTCAGCGTCCAGGACATCCGCGACCTGCTCTCGGCCCTCGGCAGCGTGGAGGCGGGCCGGTTCCAGGGCGTGTTCCGCAGCCTGGAGGACGCCCGGCTCGAAGAGGAACCTTTGGGGGGACGCGAAGGCCGCATGACCAAACAAATCTACCATCTCCGCTTCAAGGCCCAAGCCGGGGATAGCAGCGAGCTGACCGAAACCTTCGTCGAACATGTCGGGCGGGTACTCGACCTGTGGCTGGCCGAAGCGCTGGTGGAAGCGCGGGCCGAACCCCAGGCCGGAACCCACGCCACCGAACAGGGGGACCGCCTATGA
- a CDS encoding DotU family type IV/VI secretion system protein, which yields MNLAFWGIVADINTLLLPLREAASPAAIENIDLVDLRAKLRTRLEHLRALLAERHSERDAYFALFPLVAHYDELVKTLILDLNQLRWPPIQQELYQVADGGDLFYESLDSVLGKPETLPLVYETYYFCLEDGFMGRYGANPDKRADYRQRLKERIRPPAVDAQAPRWTATPHQAPLRLPNWIYYGAAGLALWVAYALLSTWARSWNPWG from the coding sequence ATGAACCTCGCCTTCTGGGGAATCGTCGCCGATATCAACACGTTGTTGCTGCCCCTGCGGGAAGCGGCCAGCCCCGCCGCCATCGAGAACATCGATCTGGTGGACTTACGCGCCAAGCTGCGCACCCGGCTGGAACATCTGCGCGCCCTGCTGGCCGAGCGCCATTCCGAGCGCGACGCCTATTTCGCGCTGTTCCCCTTGGTCGCGCATTACGACGAACTGGTTAAAACCCTGATCCTCGACCTGAACCAATTGCGCTGGCCGCCGATACAACAGGAGCTTTATCAAGTGGCCGACGGGGGCGATTTGTTCTACGAATCGCTGGACAGCGTGCTTGGCAAGCCGGAAACCCTGCCCTTGGTGTATGAGACCTATTATTTCTGCCTGGAAGACGGCTTCATGGGCCGCTACGGGGCCAACCCCGACAAACGCGCCGATTACCGGCAAAGGCTGAAAGAGCGCATCCGTCCCCCCGCCGTGGACGCCCAAGCCCCGCGCTGGACCGCGACCCCGCACCAAGCCCCGTTGCGCCTGCCGAATTGGATTTACTACGGCGCGGCGGGCTTGGCGCTGTGGGTGGCCTATGCCTTGCTCAGCACCTGGGCGCGTTCCTGGAACCCCTGGGGCTGA
- a CDS encoding type VI secretion system protein IglI family protein: MRIDLLLGELPVTEHPGLDSGDPRFDEIAGLVQNGDHAAAAQASEALLAEGIYDIRLICYFLYGHWLEQGVASWGEVLEALGNTVLNQWEAIGPVEKREKKVELSLNWLFKQVLKTLQYEEGKQSPTWNRWLSDTSSEELDPVLDAVQAFGPGIGERLGDGAGTVLDVSSKIREWLRNFQRLVYREPEPEPEPVEEIPEAEEPEPEPERRAAPKPALGLEGELSYPMALLLRKLAAFERLVAEEKFPRAALVADDINQTLANFDPKLYFPQIFATFARLQALNIGELLNYADQRDSPEWQAMQEWFKVDIDSFTDE, translated from the coding sequence ATGCGTATAGATTTATTGTTGGGCGAACTGCCGGTCACGGAGCATCCCGGCCTTGATTCGGGCGATCCGCGTTTCGACGAAATCGCGGGGCTGGTCCAGAACGGCGACCACGCCGCCGCCGCCCAGGCCAGCGAGGCGCTGCTGGCCGAGGGCATCTACGACATCCGGCTGATCTGCTATTTCCTCTACGGGCATTGGCTGGAACAGGGCGTGGCGAGTTGGGGCGAGGTGCTGGAAGCGCTGGGCAACACCGTCCTGAACCAATGGGAAGCCATCGGCCCCGTCGAGAAGCGCGAGAAGAAGGTGGAACTCAGCCTGAACTGGCTGTTCAAGCAGGTGCTGAAAACCCTGCAATACGAGGAAGGTAAGCAATCGCCGACCTGGAACCGCTGGCTCTCGGACACCTCCTCCGAGGAACTCGACCCGGTGCTGGATGCCGTGCAAGCCTTCGGTCCCGGCATCGGCGAACGCCTGGGAGATGGCGCGGGCACCGTCCTCGACGTGTCCAGCAAAATCCGCGAATGGCTGCGCAATTTCCAACGCTTGGTCTATCGGGAACCCGAGCCCGAACCCGAGCCGGTCGAGGAAATCCCCGAGGCCGAGGAACCCGAACCCGAGCCCGAACGGCGGGCCGCCCCCAAACCGGCGCTGGGATTGGAGGGCGAACTGTCCTACCCCATGGCGCTTTTGCTCAGGAAGCTGGCGGCGTTCGAGCGACTGGTGGCGGAGGAGAAATTCCCCCGCGCCGCGCTGGTGGCCGACGATATCAACCAGACCTTGGCCAACTTCGATCCCAAGCTCTATTTCCCCCAGATTTTCGCGACCTTCGCCCGCTTGCAGGCGCTCAACATCGGCGAACTGCTCAACTATGCCGACCAGCGCGACTCGCCGGAATGGCAGGCCATGCAGGAATGGTTCAAGGTCGATATCGATTCCTTCACCGACGAATAG
- a CDS encoding DUF4280 domain-containing protein: MGFLVTGNAVLKCSFGTTPSTLEVLPVTPVMVEMPAASIVDNVPLLNVLPFGMCSSILNPEVIAATAAALGVLTPMPCIPVTVAPWIVGEPTVLIGEMPALSDSSKLMCCWAGVISIEFAGQATVQLG, translated from the coding sequence ATGGGCTTCCTCGTGACCGGAAACGCCGTGCTCAAATGCTCCTTCGGCACCACGCCCTCCACCCTGGAGGTTTTGCCAGTTACCCCGGTGATGGTGGAAATGCCCGCCGCCAGCATCGTGGACAATGTGCCGTTGCTCAACGTGCTGCCGTTCGGCATGTGTTCGAGCATCCTCAACCCCGAAGTGATCGCCGCCACCGCCGCCGCGCTGGGTGTGTTGACGCCCATGCCTTGCATACCCGTGACCGTCGCGCCCTGGATCGTCGGCGAACCCACCGTCCTGATCGGCGAAATGCCCGCGCTCAGCGATTCCAGCAAGCTGATGTGCTGCTGGGCCGGGGTGATCAGCATCGAGTTCGCCGGGCAGGCCACGGTGCAACTGGGATGA